A stretch of Microtus pennsylvanicus isolate mMicPen1 chromosome 5, mMicPen1.hap1, whole genome shotgun sequence DNA encodes these proteins:
- the LOC142851390 gene encoding olfactory receptor 5AN6, which yields MTGGRNSTAITKFILVGFSDFPKLKLLLFVVFLGIYLSTVLWNLGLIVLIRIDPHLHTPMYFFLSNLSFLDFWYISSTTPKMLSGFFQKPKSISFMGCVMQYFFFSSLGLAECCLLAAMAYDRYAAICNPLLYTAIMSPSLCVQMVVGAYITGLFGSLIQLCAILQLHFCGPNVINHFFCNLPQLLVLSCSETFPLQVLKFVIAVIFGVASVLVILISYAYIVTTVQKISSVDSRVKAFNTCASHLTAVTLFYGSGLFVYMHPSSDHSQGYDKMASIFYTVVIPMLNPLIYSLRNKDIKDALKRCKKRCFSHCHS from the coding sequence ATGACAGGAGGGAGGAATAGCACAGCCATCACCAAGTTCATTCTGGTGGGATTCTCAGACTTTCCCAAGCTCAAGCTGCTTCTCTTTGTTGTCTTTCTGGGGATTTATCTCTCCACAGTTCTGTGGAACCTGGGCCTCATCGTCTTGATTAGGATTGACCCTCACCTGCACACACctatgtacttcttcctcagtaATTTGTCATTTTTAGATTTCTGGTACATTTCCTCTACAACACCTAAAATGCTCTCGGGATTCTTCCAGAAGCCTAAATCCATCTCGTTTATGGGGTGCGTCATGCAGTACTTCTTCTTCTCAAGCCTGGGTCTGGCTGAGTGCTGTCTTCTGGCAGCCATGGCTTACGACCGCTATGCTGCCATTTGTAATCCTCTGCTCTACACGGCGATCATGTCCCCTTCCCTCTGTGTGCAGATGGTGGTTGGAGCCTATATCACTGGTCTCTTTGGTTCATTGATACAACTGTGTGCTATACTTCAGCTCCATTTCTGTGGGCCAAATGTTATCAACCACTTCTTTTGTAACCTGCCTCAGTTGTTGGTCCTCTCCTGCTCTGAAACTTTCCCCCTGCAAGTTCTGAAGTTTGTAATTGCAGTGATTTTTGGGGTGGCTTCTGTCTTGGTCATCCTGATATCCTATGCTTATATTGTTACCACAGTTCAGAAGATCAGCTCAGTAGACAGCAGGGTCAAGGCTTTCAATACCTGTGCCTCTCACCTGACAGCTGTCACTCTCTTTTATGGATCAGGCCTCTTTGTTTATATGCACCCCAGCTCTGATCATTCTCAGGGTTATGACAAGATGGCATCCATCTTCTATACAGTGGTGATTCCCATGTTGAATCCTCTGATTTACAGTCTCAGGAACAAGGACATCAAGGATGCTCTTAAGCGATGTAAGAAGAGGTGCTTTTCCCATTGTCACAGCTAA